The Barnesiella intestinihominis YIT 11860 genome includes a window with the following:
- a CDS encoding DUF3332 domain-containing protein, which translates to MKKNKLNMVVAIALCVSLGLSSCIGSFKLTNKVLGWNEGVGNKFVNELVFIAFHIIPVYELTVVADILVLNSIEFWSGENLVSQSTKEVKGENGDTYLVTTDENGYTITNQKDNTTIGFVFDSNDNSWSVSANGETTKFMTFVDDNHVKMPGVDGNDMIIELSQAGVMAYQEAAQHFNFAMK; encoded by the coding sequence ATGAAAAAGAACAAATTAAACATGGTTGTTGCCATAGCGTTGTGTGTATCGCTGGGTCTTTCTTCTTGTATCGGATCATTTAAATTGACTAATAAAGTACTCGGCTGGAACGAAGGTGTAGGCAATAAATTCGTAAACGAACTTGTATTCATCGCATTCCACATTATCCCCGTATATGAATTGACAGTAGTTGCCGATATTCTTGTATTGAACTCCATCGAATTTTGGAGCGGTGAAAATCTTGTATCTCAATCGACAAAAGAAGTAAAAGGAGAAAATGGAGATACTTACTTAGTAACGACCGATGAAAACGGTTATACGATTACCAATCAAAAAGACAATACGACTATCGGGTTCGTGTTCGATAGCAATGACAACTCTTGGTCTGTTTCTGCCAATGGCGAAACGACGAAGTTTATGACATTCGTCGATGACAATCATGTAAAAATGCCGGGAGTCGATGGAAACGACATGATCATAGAACTCTCGCAAGCGGGTGTAATGGCTTATCAAGAAGCTGCACAGCACTTTAATTTCGCCATGAAATAA
- a CDS encoding aminoacyl-histidine dipeptidase, producing MDIKELKPTSIWHYFDAITGVPRPSKKEERIREFLLNFAKEQNLEVKVDKTGNVVITKEATPGCEGAPTVILQAHMDMVCEKNGDVKHDFERDPIETYIDGEWVKARGTTLGADNGIGMAAAMAVLADKELKHGRIQALFTVDEETGLTGAFGLESGMIDGKYLLNLDSEDEAEIFIGCAGGIDTTSAFTYKQEALPAGKFYLRVEVKNLLGGHSGGDIHLGRGNANKLLARFLWLCMQRHEVHLCAIDGGNLRNAIPREAMAVIAVNPEEKEAVRAELNHYAADVAAELSGVDPNVTVDMVTADTPEFMIEDKVARALISALYAAPHGVIAMSHDIEGLVETSTNLASVKMTEPGKIVVATSQRSSVESEKYDIAYQVECLFRLAGAEPSHGDGYPGWKPNMHSRIKDIAVEAYQELYQQTPAIKAIHAGLECGLFLTKYPQLDMISFGPTLRGVHSPDEKMHIPAVEKFWNHLVLILEKVALE from the coding sequence ATGGACATAAAAGAGCTGAAACCGACATCAATTTGGCACTATTTTGATGCGATAACCGGGGTTCCCCGCCCTTCGAAAAAGGAGGAACGTATTCGTGAGTTTTTATTGAACTTCGCTAAGGAGCAGAACCTTGAAGTAAAGGTTGATAAAACCGGGAATGTAGTTATTACCAAAGAAGCTACTCCGGGTTGTGAAGGAGCTCCTACGGTAATATTGCAAGCTCACATGGATATGGTGTGTGAGAAAAACGGAGATGTGAAGCATGATTTTGAGCGAGATCCTATCGAAACGTATATAGATGGAGAATGGGTGAAGGCTCGCGGAACGACATTAGGGGCCGATAACGGTATAGGTATGGCGGCAGCTATGGCTGTTCTTGCCGATAAAGAGTTGAAGCACGGACGGATACAAGCTCTGTTTACGGTCGATGAGGAGACGGGCTTGACAGGAGCTTTCGGATTAGAGTCCGGAATGATCGATGGCAAATATTTATTGAATCTCGATTCGGAAGATGAAGCCGAGATTTTTATCGGCTGTGCCGGAGGTATCGATACGACATCGGCTTTTACATATAAGCAAGAAGCATTACCCGCCGGTAAATTTTATTTACGTGTCGAGGTAAAGAATCTTTTGGGAGGCCACTCCGGCGGGGATATTCATTTGGGTCGAGGAAACGCCAATAAATTGTTGGCTCGTTTTTTATGGTTGTGTATGCAACGTCACGAAGTGCATTTGTGTGCTATCGACGGTGGTAATTTGCGCAATGCCATACCGCGGGAGGCAATGGCTGTTATCGCGGTAAACCCCGAGGAAAAAGAGGCTGTTCGAGCCGAGTTGAATCATTATGCTGCCGATGTCGCTGCTGAACTGAGCGGAGTTGATCCCAATGTGACTGTGGACATGGTGACTGCCGATACTCCCGAATTTATGATAGAGGATAAAGTTGCACGTGCTTTGATAAGCGCTCTTTATGCAGCTCCTCACGGAGTAATAGCCATGAGTCATGATATAGAGGGCTTGGTGGAGACTTCGACCAATTTGGCATCTGTTAAAATGACCGAGCCGGGTAAGATTGTCGTGGCAACCAGTCAGCGCAGTTCGGTAGAGTCGGAGAAATACGATATCGCTTATCAAGTTGAGTGTCTGTTCCGTTTGGCCGGAGCTGAACCTTCTCATGGCGACGGGTATCCGGGCTGGAAACCCAATATGCACTCTCGCATTAAAGATATTGCAGTCGAGGCTTATCAAGAATTATACCAACAGACACCTGCTATCAAGGCTATTCATGCCGGATTGGAGTGTGGATTGTTTTTAACGAAATATCCTCAGCTCGATATGATTTCATTTGGTCCTACATTGCGGGGAGTTCATTCGCCCGATGAGAAGATGCATATTCCGGCGGTAGAGAAATTTTGGAACCATTTGGTTTTGATTTTGGAAAAAGTTGCGTTGGAATAA